GGAGCCGATAAACAGCCCGGTAAAACCTAAATCAATAAACCACTGCATCAGTCGCTGAGCTGTTTAGTGTTCCGGCTATTCTGTTTAGCACGCTTTTGTTGATACATGGCCTGATCGGCATTATCGAAAGTCTTTTCCAAGCTGTCTTGATAGTGATGATTGGCAACACCGATAGACGCTTCAATATCGGCTTTGGCGAAAGCCTCTGACAATTTCTCGCCAATCGCCTCGGCGCCCTTTTGCGAGCACTCAATGGCAAGCATGGCGAACTCGTCGCCACCAATTCGAGCGACGACATCCTCTTCTCGCATAATTGTCTGAATGGCAAGTGCGGCTTTTTTGATATATTCATCACCTTTATTGTGCCCCTCGCGATCATTGACCTGCTTTAAATTATCCAAGTCGATAACAAACAGGCTGGCCGGCGATGCATAACGCTTTATGCGCGAGATCTCTTGTTCTAATCTTTTCTGCCAGCCCCGACGGTTCAACAAACCGGTTAAGGGATCTCGCGTCGACTCGTCCTGCAAGGCCTTTACCTGACGCTGCTGCTCAATGACGAGTAATTCGTTATCCAGTACCGTCGCCAGTAAACGTGCACACAACTGAACTATCGGCAGATGCTTTTCAATGTCTTTTTGCTGAGGTTCCGGGTCGATCGCGCATAAAGTTCCGAATAACTCACCGTTACTGAGATAAATCGGCACACCTATATAAGCACCAATTTTGATCTGATTGGCAATTTCCGAGTTTTTATAGACTTGCCACTGTTGCACATCATTCGCTACTTGCGGTCCAAACCCCTGAACCATCTGCGAACAAAACGAATCCTGCCAATGAAAGACGGTGCCGTCAGAGACTTGATACTTGTGCGCTTCAGCCTGCAAGACTACCCAATCATCGTTGGCTACACGGGTCATCATCCACAGCCCGAGACCGATCTCCTCGTATAAAAACCGAAGAACTTCGTGACTGGCTTCGGCAAAGTTTTCAAAGGGCGGCAAATTGATTGGATTGTCCACTTTCTATAGAACCTATTGCTTCGTTAATTATTGATTGAGCTCGGTAAAATCTTAATTCAACCCTATTATGAACGAATCTATGGTAAATACTTTCAAATTAGATGCTGCTAATATTAAAATGCCCTCACATGGCAATCATTAACCCATACAAATTGCCCGTCAATCTTCATTTTCAATGTAAACCATCCAAAGTAAAGCTCTATGGACATGATATTTGAAATTTCAGCCTATTTACTGACAGGAGCCGTAGCCGGTTTGGCTTCCGGTCTGCTTGGTATTGGCGGCGGCTTATTGATTGTCCCGGTACTGACCACCGTATTTGTTATGGCTTTGGATACACCGCATGCCGTTCATATGGCCATCGGCACCTCACTGGCAACCATTATCATCACCTCGTTTTCCTCGGCACGCGCACACCATAAACATAATGCAGTGCGTTGGGACGCCTTTCGCCTGCTAATTGGCGGCATTATGATCGGCGGCTTTATCGGTGGCTGGAGCTCGCAGTTTATCGCCTCAGGCGTACTGGCGAAAATTTTTGGTATTTTGGAAGTGTTGATCGCCATAAAAATGCTGACCAATATTAATCCTGCGGCTCACCGAACCTTGCCCGGACCCTTGGGTAACAGCCTGGCCGGCGGTGCAATCGGCGGCTTTTCCTCTCTGGTCGGCATTGGTGGCGGTACCTTAACGACACCTTATCTGCTTTGGCATAATATTTCCATGCACCAAGCCATTGCCACCTCTACCGCAGTGAGCGTCCCGGTGGCGATTGCCGGTACCACCGGCTATGTGTTTGCCGGCTTACATTTGACCAACCTGCCTGATTACTCGACCGGTTATATCTACTGGCCTGCATTAATCGGCATTGTCACTGCGAGTTATTTTATGGCACCGATTGGCGCCAAACTCGCTCATCAATTGCCTGTCAAAACCCTTAAGCGAATATTTGCGGTTTTTTTAATTATTCTTGCAATAAAAATGCTTTTTTTCACCAGGCTACACTAAACCGCAGAACATCACATATATTCAATAACTTAACCATTATAAAAGGCAAGTTATCCACACGTTTTACCCCCAGAGTTATCCACAGAAAAAATGCTTGTCATAAAGTTATTCACAGGTATACTGTCTGACAGAGAAAAATATTGCCAGTTTGAATGGTAATTTTGAGGATACAAAACAAAGCTTTAAGACACCGCTATAGGCTGATTCAGAGATCACTTTATCTATGAATTGGTAACAGGTTGCTCAAGCTTTTAATTTCAAACTTGTCTAGTGCAAAGATAGCCAGTGATTGATCCGGTTAAGCGACTTAACCAGGGTTATCTATTAGCATTGCGAATCCAATAGGATTGTAATAGCCGATAATAAAAGCATACAAAGACAATAACCAGAGTCAACTTGATTCGTTGAGAACTCCTCTCAATTCCCAGCTCTATTAAGCAGCCACTGCAGGCGACAAAATTCATGT
Above is a window of Thiomicrorhabdus sediminis DNA encoding:
- a CDS encoding sensor domain-containing diguanylate cyclase; the protein is MDNPINLPPFENFAEASHEVLRFLYEEIGLGLWMMTRVANDDWVVLQAEAHKYQVSDGTVFHWQDSFCSQMVQGFGPQVANDVQQWQVYKNSEIANQIKIGAYIGVPIYLSNGELFGTLCAIDPEPQQKDIEKHLPIVQLCARLLATVLDNELLVIEQQRQVKALQDESTRDPLTGLLNRRGWQKRLEQEISRIKRYASPASLFVIDLDNLKQVNDREGHNKGDEYIKKAALAIQTIMREEDVVARIGGDEFAMLAIECSQKGAEAIGEKLSEAFAKADIEASIGVANHHYQDSLEKTFDNADQAMYQQKRAKQNSRNTKQLSD
- a CDS encoding sulfite exporter TauE/SafE family protein, producing MDMIFEISAYLLTGAVAGLASGLLGIGGGLLIVPVLTTVFVMALDTPHAVHMAIGTSLATIIITSFSSARAHHKHNAVRWDAFRLLIGGIMIGGFIGGWSSQFIASGVLAKIFGILEVLIAIKMLTNINPAAHRTLPGPLGNSLAGGAIGGFSSLVGIGGGTLTTPYLLWHNISMHQAIATSTAVSVPVAIAGTTGYVFAGLHLTNLPDYSTGYIYWPALIGIVTASYFMAPIGAKLAHQLPVKTLKRIFAVFLIILAIKMLFFTRLH